Proteins from a single region of Bos javanicus breed banteng chromosome 25, ARS-OSU_banteng_1.0, whole genome shotgun sequence:
- the GDPD3 gene encoding lysophospholipase D GDPD3 isoform X4: MSPLLYYALPALGSYVMLSFFFLRRPRLLHTPWVPAFRPRLGAHRGGSGERLENTMEAMENSMAQRADFLELDCQLTRDGVVVVSHDKNLSRQTGVNRDVGSLNFEDLPLLKEELEVYFSPGHFARGADRHMMRLEDLFRRFPRTPMSVEVKERNEELIHKIACLVRHYDRNEITIWASEKSSIMKKCKAANPEMPTSFTLSRGFWVLLFYYLGLLPFISIPEKFFMCFLPTIINRTYFPFSHPGLNQLAAVVAKW, encoded by the exons ATGAGCCCTCTGCTGTACTACGCCCTGCCCGCCCTGGGCAGCTATGTCATGCTGTCCTTCTTCTTCCTGCGCCGACCTCGCCTGCTGCACACACCCTGGGTTCCAGCCTTCCGTCCCCGCCTGGGGGCCCACCGTGGAG GGTCTGGAGAAcgcctggagaacaccatggagGCCATGGAGAA CTCCATGGCCCAGCGAGCAGACTTCCTGGAGCTCGACTGCCAGCTGACTCGGGATGGCGTGGTGGTGGTGTCACACGACAAGAACCTGTCCCGCCAGACAGGTGTGAACAGGGACGTGGGCAGCCTGAACTTTGAG GACCTGCCCCTCTTAAAGGAAGAGCTAGAGGTCTACTTCTCACCAG gccaCTTTGCACGCGGGGCCGACCGGCACATGATGCGTCTGGAGGACTTGTTCCGGAGGTTCCCACGGACGCCCATGAGTGTGGAAGTCAAAGAGCGAAATGAAGAGCTCATTCACAAG atAGCATGCCTGGTGAGGCACTATGACCGCAACGAAATCACCATCTGGGCCTCGGAGAAGAGCTCCATCATGAAGAAATGCAAGGCTGCT AACCCTGAGATGCCCACCTCCTTCACACTGAGCCGAGGGTTCTGGGTGCTGCTGTTCTATTACCTGGGGCTGCTGCCCTTCATCTCCATCCCCGAGAAGTTCTTCATGTGTTTCCTGCCGACCATCATCAACAG
- the GDPD3 gene encoding lysophospholipase D GDPD3 isoform X2, with translation MSPLLYYALPALGSYVMLSFFFLRRPRLLHTPWVPAFRPRLGAHRGGSGERLENTMEAMENSMAQRADFLELDCQLTRDGVVVVSHDKNLSRQTGVNRDVGSLNFEDLPLLKEELEVYFSPGHFARGADRHMMRLEDLFRRFPRTPMSVEVKERNEELIHKIACLVRHYDRNEITIWASEKSSIMKKCKAANPEMPTSFTLSRGFWVLLFYYLGLLPFISIPEKFFMCFLPTIINRWYFGALMKSQTSKQPSTWGPLAS, from the exons ATGAGCCCTCTGCTGTACTACGCCCTGCCCGCCCTGGGCAGCTATGTCATGCTGTCCTTCTTCTTCCTGCGCCGACCTCGCCTGCTGCACACACCCTGGGTTCCAGCCTTCCGTCCCCGCCTGGGGGCCCACCGTGGAG GGTCTGGAGAAcgcctggagaacaccatggagGCCATGGAGAA CTCCATGGCCCAGCGAGCAGACTTCCTGGAGCTCGACTGCCAGCTGACTCGGGATGGCGTGGTGGTGGTGTCACACGACAAGAACCTGTCCCGCCAGACAGGTGTGAACAGGGACGTGGGCAGCCTGAACTTTGAG GACCTGCCCCTCTTAAAGGAAGAGCTAGAGGTCTACTTCTCACCAG gccaCTTTGCACGCGGGGCCGACCGGCACATGATGCGTCTGGAGGACTTGTTCCGGAGGTTCCCACGGACGCCCATGAGTGTGGAAGTCAAAGAGCGAAATGAAGAGCTCATTCACAAG atAGCATGCCTGGTGAGGCACTATGACCGCAACGAAATCACCATCTGGGCCTCGGAGAAGAGCTCCATCATGAAGAAATGCAAGGCTGCT AACCCTGAGATGCCCACCTCCTTCACACTGAGCCGAGGGTTCTGGGTGCTGCTGTTCTATTACCTGGGGCTGCTGCCCTTCATCTCCATCCCCGAGAAGTTCTTCATGTGTTTCCTGCCGACCATCATCAACAG